A region from the Nostoc sp. HK-01 genome encodes:
- the rpsM gene encoding 30S ribosomal protein S13: MARIAGVDLPRDKRVEIGLTYIYGIGLSRSQEILAATGVNPDTRVKDLSDADVAALRAEIESNYQVEGDLRRLEGMNIKRLIDIGTYRGRRHRMGLPVRGQRTRTNARTRRGRRQTVAGKKKAPGK; the protein is encoded by the coding sequence GTGGCACGTATTGCCGGCGTAGACCTGCCACGCGATAAACGCGTTGAGATTGGTCTGACTTACATTTATGGAATTGGATTATCAAGGTCGCAGGAAATTCTGGCGGCTACAGGTGTCAATCCAGACACCCGCGTTAAAGACTTAAGTGATGCCGATGTCGCAGCCCTACGTGCAGAAATAGAAAGTAACTATCAAGTAGAAGGTGACTTGCGGCGCTTGGAAGGTATGAACATCAAGCGCTTAATTGACATTGGCACCTACCGAGGTCGCCGCCACCGGATGGGTTTACCAGTCAGAGGACAAAGAACCCGTACTAATGCCAGAACCCGTCGTGGTAGAAGGCAGACAGTGGCTGGTAAGAAGAAGGCTCCTGGCAAATAA
- the infA gene encoding translation initiation factor IF-1, with the protein MEGTVTESLPNAMFRVDLDNGFNVLAHISGKIRRNYIKILPGDRVKVELTPYDLTKGRITYRLRKK; encoded by the coding sequence ATGGAAGGTACAGTTACTGAGTCCTTACCCAATGCGATGTTTCGCGTTGATTTGGACAATGGGTTTAATGTACTAGCACACATTTCTGGAAAGATCCGCCGCAACTATATCAAAATTTTGCCAGGCGATCGCGTCAAGGTTGAACTCACTCCCTATGACCTGACAAAAGGCCGAATTACCTATAGATTGCGGAAAAAATAA